The following are from one region of the Natronosporangium hydrolyticum genome:
- the rsmI gene encoding 16S rRNA (cytidine(1402)-2'-O)-methyltransferase, which produces MPTPIGNPRDITLRAIDVLSQVDVVGSEDTRHTQRLLKSLGIEVRLLSYHDHNEDTRSRQLVASLLAGMDVALVSDAGTPLVNDPGYRIVTAAITAGVRVCPLPGANAPVTALVGSGLPSSHFYYGGFLPRKGAARRAALASLRMNQATLVFFEAPHRILATLADLLTVLGDRQAALGRNLSKDDEEFLRGPLSTLHSGLAAAEVVRGQFTVVVAGADEASADETRTLADQLIRAMVKHGGTGRFVRDVVRDVSGLPRNWIYEQVQLAEQRSVGGGPGSRSTETD; this is translated from the coding sequence GTGCCGACACCGATCGGCAATCCTCGCGACATTACCCTCCGCGCAATCGACGTACTCAGCCAGGTTGACGTCGTCGGTTCGGAGGACACCCGGCACACGCAACGCCTCCTGAAATCACTGGGCATTGAGGTACGCCTATTGAGCTACCACGACCACAACGAGGACACCCGCAGCCGACAGCTCGTCGCATCGCTGCTGGCAGGTATGGACGTGGCGCTGGTCTCCGACGCCGGGACCCCACTGGTCAACGACCCCGGCTACCGCATCGTGACCGCGGCCATCACCGCGGGTGTCCGGGTCTGCCCGCTCCCCGGGGCCAACGCGCCGGTGACCGCTCTGGTGGGCTCTGGGCTCCCCAGCTCCCACTTTTACTACGGAGGCTTCCTCCCCCGAAAAGGGGCTGCCCGGCGAGCAGCACTCGCCAGCCTGCGCATGAACCAGGCCACGTTGGTCTTCTTCGAAGCACCGCACCGGATTCTGGCGACCCTCGCCGACCTGCTGACGGTCCTCGGCGATCGGCAGGCAGCCCTCGGCCGCAATCTGTCAAAGGATGACGAGGAGTTCCTGCGCGGACCACTGTCCACACTACACTCCGGACTCGCGGCAGCGGAGGTCGTCCGCGGCCAGTTCACGGTGGTGGTGGCCGGTGCGGATGAGGCCTCCGCCGACGAGACTCGGACGCTGGCCGACCAACTGATCCGCGCCATGGTGAAGCATGGCGGGACGGGGCGATTTGTCCGAGACGTGGTACGGGACGTCAGCGGGCTGCCGCGGAACTGGATCTACGAACAGGTCCAACTCGCCGAGCAGCGGTCGGTTGGCGGCGGTCCTGGCTCCCGGTCGACGGAGACCGACTAG